A stretch of Camelina sativa cultivar DH55 chromosome 18, Cs, whole genome shotgun sequence DNA encodes these proteins:
- the LOC104762394 gene encoding transcription factor bHLH79-like, whose translation MDPPLVNDSSFSAANPSSYTLSEIWPFPVNDAVRSGLRLAVNSGRVFTRSEHKDLSAAEESTVTDLTAGWGGRKTKDLNSEDDSSKMVSSSSSGNELKESGDKKRKLCGSESGNGDCSMRPEGETSSGGGSKATEQKNKPEPPKDYIHVRARRGQATDRHSLAERARREKISEKMTALQDIIPGCNKIIGKALVLDEIINYIQSLQRQVEFLSMKLEVVNSGASTGPTIGVFPSGDLGTLPIDVHRTIYEQQEANEARGTQPEWLHMQVDGNYNRTT comes from the exons ATGGACCCTCCACTAGTGAACGATTCCTCCTTCTCCGCAGCTAATCCTTCTTCCTACACTCTCTCCGAGATTTGGCCTTTCCCTGTAAACGACGCCGTTCGCTCTGGTCTCCGTTTAGCTGTTAATTCTGGTCGAGTCTTCACTCGCTCCGAACATAAAGACTTATCGGCGGCGGAGGAATCTACTGTCACCGATCTGACTGCTGGCTGGGGAGGTAGAAAGACTAAAGATTTGAACTCTGAGGACGATTCTTCGAAGATGGTTTCTTCCAGCAGCAGTGGTAATGAATTG AAAGAATCAGGggataagaagagaaaactatGTGGATCTGAAAGCGGAAACGGGGATTGTTCGATGAGACCTGAAGGCGAAACTAGTTCGGGTGGTGGAAGCAAAGCAACTGAACAGAAGAATAAACCTGAGCCACCTAAGGATTATATCCATGTTAGAGCAAGAAGAGGACAAGCTACTGACCGGCATAGTCTAGCAGAGCGA GCTAGAAGAGAAAAGATTAGTGAGAAGATGACGGCTCTTCAAGATATAATTCCGGGATGTAATAAG ATTATTGGAAAGGCTCTTGTGCTCGATGAGATTATCAATTATATTCAGTCATTGCAGCGGCAAGTTGAG TTTCTGTCAATGAAGCTAGAAGTTGTTAACTCAGGTGCAAGTACTGGTCCGACAATAGGAGTTTTTCCTTCCGGAGAT CTTGGGACTTTACCAATAGACGTTCATCGAACTATATACGAGCAACAAGAAGCTAACGAAGCCCGAGGGACTCAACCGGAGTGGCTACATATGCAGGTTGATGGAAACTATAACCGAACgacataa
- the LOC104762395 gene encoding hydroxyproline O-galactosyltransferase GALT6: protein MRKPKLSKLEKFDMFVSLSKQRSVQILMAVGLLYMLLITFEFPFVFKTGLSSLSQDPLTRPEKHNSQRELQERRAPSRPFKSLLYQDSQSEAPGQVLRRRSTTQKILSSLRFDPETFNPSSKDGSVELHKSAKVAWEVGRKLWEELESGKMLKDLDKEKKKKTEEHSSCSLSVSLTGSDLSKRGNLMELPCGLTLGSHITVVGKPRAAHSEKDPKISMLKEGDEAVKVSQFKLELQGLKAVEREDPPRILHLNPRLKGDWSGKPVIEQNTCYRMQWGSAQRCEGWRSRDDEETVDGQVKCEKWARDDSITSKEESSKAASWWLSRLIGRSKKVTVEWPFPFTVDKLFVLTLSAGLEGYHVSVDGKHVTSFPYRTGFTLEDATGLTINGDIEVHSVFAGSLPTSHPSFAPQRHLELSSNWQAPSLPDEQVDMFIGILSAGNHFAERMAVRRSWMQHELVKSSKVVARFFVALHSRKEVNVELKKEAEFFGDIVIVPYMDSYDLVVLKTVAICEYGAHQLAAKFIMKCDDDTFVQVDAVLSEAKRTPADRSLYIGNINYYHKPLRQGKWAVTHEEWPEEDYPPYANGPGYILSNDISRFIVKEFEKHKLRMFKMEDVSVGMWVEQFNNGTKPVDYIHSLRFCQFGCIENYLTAHYQSPRQMICLWDKLVLTGKPQCCNMR, encoded by the exons ATGAGGAAGCCGAAGTTATCAAAACTCGAAAAATTCGATATGTTCGTCTCTCTAAGCAAGCAGAGATCGGTTCAGATACTAATGGCGGTTGGGTTACTCTACATGCTCCTCATCACTTTCGAATTCCCTTTCGTCTTCAAAACCGGTCTCAGTTCTTTATCTCAGGATCCGTTAACCCGACCCGAGAAGCACAATAGCCAGCGAGAATTACAAGAGAGACGAGCTCCCAGTCGACCTTTCAAGAGTCTGCTTTACCAGGATTCACAATCGGAAGCACCGGGTCAGGTTTTAAGGAGGAGGAGTACGACTCAGAAGATCCTATCTAGTTTGAGATTCGACCCGGAGACCTTTAACCCGAGTAGTAAAGATGGGTCAGTGGAGCTTCACAAGTCTGCTAAGGTGGCTTGGGAGGTTGGTAGAAAGCTATGGGAAGAGCTTGAGTCTGGCAAAATGTTGAAAGACTtggacaaggagaagaagaagaagactgaggAGCATagctcttgctctctctctgtttccttgaCTGGCTCTGATCTTTCGAAACGTGGCAATCTCATGGAGCTTCCATGTGGTTTAACTCTCGGGTCACACATTACAGTTGTTGGGAAGCCACGAGCTGCTCATTCGGAGAAGGACCCCAAGATATCAATGTtaaaggaaggagatgaagctGTTAAGGTTTCGCAGTTTAAGTTGGAGCTTCAGGGTTTGAAAGCAGTGGAAAGAGAAGATCCACCTCGAATCCTCCACTTGAACCCAAGGCTTAAGGGTGACTGGAGTGGTAAGCCTGTCATTGAGCAGAACACTTGTTATAGAATGCAATGGGGCTCAGCACAAAGGTGTGAAGGATGGAGATCTAGGGATGATGAAGAGACtg TTGATGGTCAGGTTAAGTGCGAGAAATGGGCTCGTGATGATAGCATTACATCtaaagaagagtctagcaagGCGGCTTCATGGTGGCTTAGTCGATTAATAGGTCGGAGCAAGAAAGTAACTGTTGAATGGCCATTTCCATTCACAGTTGATAAGCTTTTCGTGCTTACACTTAGTGCTGGATTGGAAGGCTATCATGTTAGTGTCGATGGGAAGCACGTCACTTCCTTCCCATACCGAACT GGATTCACGCTTGAGGATGCTACTGGTCTAACCATTAACGGGGACATAGAAGTTCACTCGGTTTTCGCTGGCTCTCTCCCAACCTCTCATCCTAGTTTTGCTCCTCAGAGGCACCTTGAGCTCTCTAGCAATTGGCAAGCCCCATCACTTCCTGATGAGCAAGTTGATATGTTCATTGGCATCCTTTCTGCTGGTAACCATTTTGCTGAGCGGATGGCTGTGAGGAGGTCATGGATGCAACATGAACTCGTTAAATCTTCCAAAGTAGTGGCTCGGTTCTTTGTTGCACTG CACTCGAGGAAGGAAGTGAATGTGGAGCTAAAGAAGGAAGCTGAATTCTTTGGGGACATAGTTATAGTCCCATACATGGACAGTTATGACCTTGTCGTCCTCAAAACCGTTGCAATTTGCGAGTACGGG GCTCATCAACTTGCTGCTAAATTCATCATGAAGTGTGATGATGATACATTTGTACAAGTGGATGCGGTTCTTAGTGAAGCAAAGAGAACACCCGCGGATAGAAGTCTATACATTGGCAACATCAACTATTATCACAAACCGCTCCGCCAGGGTAAATGGGCTGTTACGCATGAG GAATGGCCAGAGGAAGACTATCCACCTTATGCTAATGGCCCGGGATACATATTATCAAACGATATCTCTCGCTTCATAGTGAAAGAGTTTGAGAAACACAAATTAAGG ATGTTCAAAATGGAAGATGTGAGTGTGGGAATGTGGGTAGAACAATTCAACAATGGTACAAAACCGGTGGACTACATTCACAGCCTCAGGTTTTGTCAGTTTGGTTGCATAGAGAATTACTTGACGGCGCATTATCAGTCACCGAGACAGATGATTTGCTTGTGGGATAAGTTGGTGTTGACAGGGAAACCTCAGTGCTGCAACATGAGATGA
- the LOC104762396 gene encoding HIPL2 protein, whose amino-acid sequence MAKTNQSITIFCSLLLILLSATTSHPLCSDSKTPVNNNETLQFCDSYTGRSCCTSKDDLQLQNRFNSMNISDDSNCSSLLKSILCAKCDQSSGQLFDDNSEIPILCNSTSQDLCSKLWDSCQNISIVSSPFSPTLLGGGTSPPSSSNSSTLTDLWKSQTEFCTAFGGSSSQTNITKCFNGKPVNKDTGDDVKPPKGICLEKIATGSYLNMVAHPDGSNRAFFSNQPGKIWLGTIPDQDSGKPMEIDESSPFVDITDQVSFDTQFGMMGMAFHPKFAENGRFFASFNCDKVKSPGCSGRCACNSDVNCDPSKLPKDDGAQPCRHQTVVAEYTANGTSSSPTAKIGKASAVRRIFTMGLPYSSSHGGQILFGPDGYLYLMTGDGGGVSDTHNFAQNKKSLLGKILRLDVDVMPSVSEISKLGLWGNYSIPKNNPFQGNENEQPEIWALGLRNPWRCSFDSERPDYFLCADVGKDTYEEVDIITMGGNYGWRTYEGPYVFSPLSPFGRNVSSDSNLTFPILGYNHSEVNKHEGSASIIGGYFYRSNTDPCSYGTYLYADLYANAMWAAIESPKDSGNFTDSLIPFSCSKDSPMKCTAAPGGASSGPALGYIYSFGQDNNKDIHLLTSSGVYRIVRPSRCNLACSKENTTASAGKQSPAAPSPQLLPSSARKLCFSVFLLLSSFFLLFLTVLD is encoded by the exons ATGGCAAAGACGAATCAATCCATCACTATCTTCTGTTCCCTTCTTCTGATTCTACTCTCTGCAACAACTTCTCATCCTCTTTGCTCTGATTCAA AGACTCCAGTCAACAACAACGAGACACTCCAGTTCTGCGATTCCTACACAGGACGTTCTTGCTGCACTTCCAAAGATGATCTTCAATTGCAGAATCGCTTCAACTCAATGAACATCTCTGACGATTCAAACTGTTCCTCCCTTCTCAAATCCATCCTCTGTGCT aaaTGTGATCAGTCCTCAGGACAACTGTTTGATGATAATTCTGAAATCCCAATTCTATGCAACTCAACTTCACAAGACTTATGCTCAAAACTATGGGATTCATGTCAGAACATCTCCATTGTCTCTTCTCCCTTTAGTCCCACTCTACTAGGTGGTGGTACTTCGCCTCCATCTTCCTCTAATTCATCGACGTTAACCGATCTTTGGAAATCCCAAACCGAATTCTGTACCGCCTTTGGTGGATCATCATCTCAAACCAACATAACCAAATGCTTCAATGGTAAACCGGTTAACAAAGACACTGGCGATGATGTAAAGCCACCTAAAGGAATATGTCTTGAGAAGATAGCAACCGGGTCTTACTTAAACATGGTTGCTCATCCTGATGGTTCGAACCGGGCCTTTTTCTCTAACCAACCTGGTAAGATTTGGTTAGGAACAATACCGGATCAAGATTCAGGTAAACCGATGGAAATTGACGAATCGAGTCCTTTTGTTGATATTACCGATCAAGTCAGTTTCGATACGCAGTTTGGTATGATGGGGATGGCGTTTCATCCTAAGTTCGCAGAGAACGGGAGGTTTTTCGCGTCTTTTAACTGCGATAAGGTTAAATCTCCTGGATGCTCTGGTCGTTGTGCTTGCAATTCTGATGTAAATTGTGATCCTTCTAAGCTACCTAAAGACGATGGCGCGCAGCCTTGTCGTCATCAGACCGTTGTGGCTGAGTATACTGCTAACGGTACTTCCTCGAGTCCAACG GCAAAGATTGGTAAAGCCTCTGCAGTGAGGAGGATTTTCACTATGGGACTTCCGTATTCTTCATCTCACGGTGGTCAGATTCTCTTTGGACCTGATGGTTATTTGTATCTCATGACTGGTGACGGAGGAGGAGTTTCAGATACTCACAACTTTGCACAGAACAAGAAGTCGTTGCTTGGCAAAATCTTGAGGCTTGATGTTGATGTTATGCCAA GCGTATCTGAAATCTCTAAGCTTGGTTTATGGGGAAACTACTCTATCCCAAAGAACAATCCTTTCCAAGGAAATGAAAATGAGCAGCCTGAGATTTGGGCTTTAGGGCTACGAAATCCATGGCGTTGCAGCTTTGATTCCGAAAGACCAGATTACTTCTTGTGCGCCGATGTTGgaaag GATACATATGAAGAAGTTGATATCATAACAATGGGTGGAAACTATGGCTGGAGAACTTACGAAGGCCCTTATGTTTTCTCACCGTTATCGCCTTTCGGAAGAAATGTTTCCTCGGACTCAAACCTGACATTCCCAATTCTCGGTTACAACCACTCTGAAGTGAACAAGCATGAAGGATCAGCTTCCATAATTGGAGGTTACTTCTATCGATCCAACACTGATCCTTGCTCTTATGGAAC GTACTTGTATGCAGATCTTTATGCAAACGCAATGTGGGCAGCGATCGAATCACCAAAAGATAGTGGAAACTTCACGGACTCTCTAATACCGTTTAGTTGCAGCAAGGATTCGCCTATGAAGTGTACCGCGGCTCCAGGAGGTGCTAGCTCAGGACCTGCTCTTGGTTACATCTACTCTTTTGGACAAGACAATAACAAGGACATACATTTGCTCACGAGCTCTGGTGTGTACCGAATTGTCCGTCCTAGTCGTTGTAACTTAGCTTGCTCCAAGGAAAACACTACCGCTTCTGCTGGAAAACAGAGCCCTGCTGCTCCATCTCCTCAGCTTTTACCTTCTTCCGCAAGAAAGCTCTGTTTCTCTGTGTTTTTGTTATTGTCGTCGTTCTTTTTGCTGTTTCTAACAGTGTTAGATTAG